Below is a genomic region from Cellulomonas sp. P24.
CGTCCTCGGCAGCCAGCAGGCACGCGGCCGCGCCGTCGGTGAGGGGCGCGGCGGTACCGGCGGTCACCCGACCGCCGGCCCGGAACGGTGTCGGAAGGCCGGCGATCTGCTCGACCGTGGTCCCGGGTCGCGGTGGCTCGTCGGCGGTCGCCAGGCCCCAGCCGCGATCGGGGTCCCGGAGCGCGACGGGCACGAGGTCCGGGGTGATCCTGCCGTCGCGCAGGGCCGCGTCGTACTTGGCCTGGCTCGCGACCCCGAACGCGTCCGCGCGCTCCCGGGTCAGCTCGGGGAAGCGGTCGTGCAGGTTCTCCGCGGTGCTGCCCATGACGAGCGCGTCGGACGCCACGAGCCGCTCGGCCAGGAACCGGGGGTTCGGCTCGGCGTCGGCGCCCATCGGGTGGTGCCCCATGTGCTCGACGCCACCGGCGATCACGACGTCCTGCATGCCCATCGCGACCGCCGAGGCCACCGCGGTGACCGCGGTCATCCCCCCGGCGCACATCCGGTCCACCGCGAAGCCGGGGACCGAGCTCGGCAGGCCGGCGAGGATCGCGACCGTCCGGCCGAGCGTGAGCCCCTGGTCGCCGCGCTGCGTCGTCGCGGCGATCGCGACGTCGTCGACCCGGTCATCGGGGAGCTCGGGGTGACGGCGCAGCAGCTCGCGGACGGCCTTGACCGCGAGGTCGTCCGCCCGCGTGTGCGCGTACAAGCCGTCGGGACGCGCCCGGCCGAACGGGGTCCGGACCCCTTCCACGAAGACGACGGAGCGGGCGCGGGCAGCCTGGTGCGGCATGGGACCTCCTGGCGGGACGGCGGTGTCCGGGCGCCACGAGCGGCGCGTCCGGACGACGGTACCTGCCGCAAGGGCCCAGGCCAAGAGGTGTTACTCGGGAGTAACATCCGCGGACGCGAGCGCGGCGCCCACGAGCTCCGCCTGCCACGGTCGGGCGCCACCGGCGAGCAGCGCTCTGGAGATCGACTCCTCGTCCCAGCGTTCCGGTGGCGTCCAGCACAGTCGGCGCAGGAGGTCCGGCTGGAGCAGGTTCTCGGCCGGGACGCGGTGCTCCTCGGACAGCTCGGCGATCACCGCGCGCGCGGCGGCGAGACGCGCGGCGGCGGCGGGATCGCGATCCGCCCAGGCCCGGGGCGGCGGCGGGGCGTCCGACCGCGGGCCACGGAGGGACGGCAGCTGGGTCTCGGGAAGAGCGAGTGCGCGGTCGATCGCCTGCTGCCAGAGGACCGCGCGGCGGCGGGTGCCCTTCCCGGCGAAGGCCGGCAGGTCGGTGAGGGCCGGCACCGACCGTGGCAGGGCCTGCGCCGCAGCGACGATCGCGTGGTCCGGCAGCACCCGGCCCGGGGCGATGTCGCGCTTGCGCGCGTTCTCGTCGCGCGTGTGCCAGAGCTCCCGGACGACGGCCACCCGCCGGGGGTCACGGACCGCATGCAGCCCCGAGACACGGCGCCAGGGGTCCACGCGTGGTGGCGGCGGGGGAGCGAGCCGTACGGACTCGAACTCCTGGGCGGCCCACTCGGCCTTGCCAGCGACCGCAAGGCGCTCGGCGATCACGGCACGGAGCTCGACGAGGACCTCGACGTCGAGCGCGGCGTACCGGAGCCACTCCTCGGGCAGCGGTCGGGTCGACCAGTCGACCGAGGAGTGCTCCTTGGCGAGCCCGAGACCGAGGAGCTCAGCGACGACCGCGGCGAGGCCGACCCGCTCCAGACCGAGGAGCCGCGCGCCGAGCTCGGTGTCGAAGATGCGACTGGGGCGCAGACCCTGCTCGGCAAGACCGGGCAGGTCCTGGGAAGCCGCGTGGAAGATCCACTCGACACCGACGAGCGCGTCCGAGAGCGCGGAGAGGTCCGGGAGCGCGATCGGGTCGATCAGCACGGTCCCGGCACCCTCTCGGCGCAGCTGCACGAGGTAGGTGCGCTGGCCGTAGCGGTAGCCGGAGGCCCGCTCGGCGTCGGCCGCGACGGGGCCGGTCGCGTCTCCGAACGCGGCGACGACCCGGGCGAGCTCCTCGGGCGTCGAGACCACCGGCGGGACGCCGTCGGCCGGCTCGACCAGCGGGACGACCTCCCGGACCTGGTCCGCGTCGGTGTCGTCGTCGTCAGGCACGAGGCCCGGGTCGGTCTGGGCGGTCGTGTCGTCCTGCATGAGGACCACCGTAAGCGCTGGCAGGGTGGTCGTGACGGAGGCGGAGCCGGAGGTGGTCAGCCCAGGAGGCCGGCGCGGAGCGCGATCGCGACGAGCTCGGCCCTGTCACCGGTACCGAGCTTCCGGGAGATCCGCGCCAGGTGGCTCTTGACGGTCAGGGCGGACAGCCCGAGCTCGTCACCGATCATCCGGTTGCTCCGGCCCTCGGACACGAGGCGGATGACACCGATCTCCCGGGCGGTGAGGTCGAGGGACGGCGGCCGCACGGACTCGGGGAGCCGCGGACGCGGGACGGCGAGCGGGCCGGTCACCGGCCGCATCTCGCTGACCACGGCGCCGCGCAGCCCGCTCGACAGCAAGGAGACGATCTCACGTCGGTTCGCGCGGCGGGCGAGGAGCACGACCTGGGGGGTGTCGCGGCGGCCGAGCCGACGGACGACCGCCTGGCCGTCGCCGTCGTGGAGCTCGCCGACGACGACGCACAGATGCCTCGAGGCCGGCTGCTTGCCCGGAGCCGACGTGGCCCTGACCTGCAGCAGCGGTTCGATCGACACGTGAGCTCCTGGAGGTCGACGACTGTTGTCTCTGTCATCGGCAGGAGCGTCGGTCCGCTTGAGCGGTCATCCGCGAACGACGGTCACGAGTAGGTCACGCCGGCCGGGTGCCGGGGTCAGTGGCGGGCGCCGAGCGACACGACCCCGTCCGGGAGCGGGGGGAGTCCCGCGCTGGTGCACAGCAAGGTGCTCCACGCCTGCAGGTGCGGGCCGAGGTCGGGGCCGTCGGCGGTCCACGACGCGCGGATCTCGACCTCGACCTCGTCCGGCCGCGCGGCCAACGTGCCGAAGCTCTGCGAGAGCACGCGCGTGACGGTCCCGCCGGCGGCGATCGGGGTGATCCCGGCATCGGCGATCGCGTCGGAGAACCAGGTCCACGCCACCGCGGCGAGGAGGCCGTCCGCGCCGACCTCGGCCTCCAGCGTCGCGCGGACGAAGGTGACCAGGCGGAACGTCCCCTCCCACGCCTCCTGCCCGGCAGGGTCGTGCAGGACGACGAAGCGCCCGGAGGCGAGGTCCTCGGTGGCGGGGCCGGCGGAGACGTCACCGGTCAGCGCGGCGGAGAACGGTGCGATCCTGCCCGGTCCGGGGACCTCTGCCAGGCGGACCTCCGGGCGCAGGCGGACGGCACGCAGGCTCCGGAGAGCCTCGAGGAAAGCGGCGGGGACCTCGCCCGAGCCTGCACTCATCACGACTCGGAGACTACGGCTCGGTGGCGGTCGTCTTGTGGTGTGGCACGCCGGGGCTCTGCGGAGAGTTCGCGGCTACCCTGAGGCTCCCGGGACCGGCGACCTGCACGGCGCCGTCCCGCGCGTCGGCGGCGGTGGTCGCTCGGGCCGACGACGGCGCGGGTCAGCGTCTGCGGCCCGCTGGTGAGACGGTGAAGGAGCACGCGGCGAATGTCTGAAGCAGCAGCAGGTCGGGTCGGTGTGGCCGAGATCGGTGTGACGGGTCTCGCGGTGATGGGACGGAACCTGGCGCGGAACTTCGCACGGCACGGGTACACCGTCGCAGTGCACAACCGGTCCTTCGCCAAGACGGCGTCACTGGTCGCGGACCACGGGGACGAGGGGACGTTCATCGCGTCGGAGTCGATGGCGGACTTCGTGGCCTCGCTCGCACGCCCCCGCAAGGTCGTGATCATGGTCAAGGCCGGCGGTCCGACCGACGCCGTGATCGACGAGCTCGTCCCGCTGCTCGACGAGGGCGACATCGTCATCGACGCCGGCAACGCGCACTTCCCCGACACGCGCCGTCGCGAGGAGGCGTTGCGCGCGCACGGGCTGCACTTCGTCGGGTCGGGGGTCTCCGGCGGCGAGGAGGGCGCGCTCAACGGGCCGAGCATCATGCCGGGCGGCTCTCCCGAGTCGTACGCGGTCCTCGGCCCGATCCTCGAGGACATCTCGGCCAAGGTCGACGGCGTCCCGTGCTGCACGTACATCGGCTCGGACGGCGCCGGGCACTTCGTCAAGATGGTGCACAACGGCATCGAGTACGCGGACATGCAGCTGATCGCCGAGGCCTACGACCTCCTCAAGCAGGGGCTCGGCGCCTCGGCGGCGGAGATCGCCGAGATCTTCGCCGAGTGGAACACCGGGGACCTCGAGTCGTTCCTCATCGAGATCACCGCGGACGTGCTCGCCCACGTCGACGCCGCCACCGGCCAGGCGTTCGTCGACGTGGTCCTCGACCAGGCCGAGCAGAAGGGCACCGGGCGGTGGACGGTGCAGAACGCCCTGGACCTGGGGGTCCCGATCACCGGGATCGCCGAGGCGACCTTCGCGCGAGCGCTGTCCGGGTCGGTCCCGCAGCGCACGGCGGGTGCGGCGCTGCCGGCCCTCGCCGGGATGTTCGACGTGACCGACCGCGCGGCGTTCATCGAGGACGTGCGGCTCGCGCTGTACGCGTCGAAGGTCGTGGCCTACTCGCAGGGCTTCGACCAGATCGCCGCGGCGTCGGCGGAGTTCGGGTGGGAGATCGACCGCGGCGCGATGGCACGGATCTGGCGTGGCGGCTGCATCATCCGGGCGCGGTTCCTGAACCGGATCACCGAGGCGTACGAGCGCGACGCGAACCTCGCACTCCTGCTGGCCGACCCGTACTTCACCGAGGCCGTGGCCGCGGGCGTGCCGTCATGGCGCCGGGTGGTCTCGCAGGCGGCGCTCAACGGGGTGCCGACGCCGGCGTTCTCCTCGTCGCTCGCGTACTACGACGGGGTGCGCGCCGCGCGGCTCCCGGCGGCGCTGATCCAGGCCCAGCGCGACTTCTTCGGCGCGCACACCTACCGGCGGACCGATCGCGACGGCACGTTCCACACCGAGTGGACCGGCGACCGGAGCGAGACCGCGCTCTGACGTCCCCGGCCGGACCACCGCGCCCTGCCGACGGTTCTCCGCGGCAGGGCGCGGTGCCGTGCGAACCAGGGACCGAGACGCGTCGATCAGCCCGGCGGTTCGGATCGGCCCGGCGGGTCGGGTCAGCCCAGCGAGCTCGTGCCCGAGTACAGGTGGAGGACCGGCACGTGGAGCTCGTCACGCGCACGTGACGCCCAGTCCAGGTGGAACGTGTCCTCGACCGCATGCGGGTACGTGATGACGGCGATCTCGCGGATGTCGTTGTCGGCCACCGCGGCGCGAAGTGCGGGGAGCGGGTCGTCAGCGACCACCTCACCGGTGGCCTGACGACCTGCCGCACGGAACGCCTCGAGGCTCGAGCTCAGCTGCTGCTCGGCGTCGGCACGCGCGTCACGGGGCTCCGGCTCCCGACCGAGCACGTCCGCCCACGCGTCGCGCAGCTCGCCGAGGCTGAGGTGGTCGATCAGCGACAGGAGCAGGTTCCGCTCGGTGTCCGCCGGGACGAGGACGTGGTACGCGAGCGTCTCTCCCTCGTGGAGCGAGAGCAGGTGCTCGATGTCGACGGGGGCGAGGGTGTCCTCCGTGAGGACGAGGATCGTGTCGGTCACGCGGTGAGCCTAGCCCGGCGGCGAGGTGGTCGACCACGACGACGGGTCACCCGACGGGTCGAGCGACCAGCGTCCCAGCAGGACGCCGTCCGCGTGGAGCAGATGGACCGGCCGCGCCGTGACCACCGGGGTGAGCCAGTCGGCGGCAGCGATGACACGTGGTGCCGGTCCGGCGACGACCAGAGGGCTCCAGGTCAGGCAGAGCTCGTCGACCAGTCGCTGGCGCATGAGCTCCCCGAGGAGACGCGGGCCGCCCTCGGCCAGCACCCGGCGCAGCCCACGATCGGCGAGGAGCCCCAGCCCGCGGGCGAGGTCGACCGTCGGGCCGTCTCCCGCGACGAGCACGCGGTCGGAGCCGATGCGGCGCTGAAGCGCGGGCAGGTCCGGGCGCCGGCTCGTCGTCAGCACGAGGGGTGGGTGCTCGGCGTCGAGGAGCCGGTCCGGCAGCGCACCCGTCGCACTCACGACCACGAGCTCGGGCCGGTCCTGCTGGCCGCGCGCGCGGCGTCCGGGCACGAGCCCCGCCGGGACCGCGACGTCGGTGTACCCCTCGTCCCGGGCCGTGCCGGCGCCGATCAGGACGACGTCGGTGACCGCACGCAGCACCGAGAACACGCGATGGTCCGCCGCGTTGTTGATCGACCCCGAGAGTCGGTCCGCACCGGTCGCGGCGCCGTCGAGCGTGCTGATCATGTTGGCGCGGACGTGCGCCGCGCGACGGCCCCCGGGCGACGGGACCGGGTGCGCGTACAGGGCGGTCAGGTCGGCCTCGTCCGCGGTGGGACGCACCTGGGTGCCGGCGCGGTGCCGCGGGAGGAGGACGTCGAGAGGTGGCGCGTCGACGAGCATGTGCCACCTCCCACGGGGTCGACCTCCGGGACGGGTGCCGGGGCCGTCCCAGGCTAGTCGGGAGCATCGCACTAGCCGGGACCATCGCGCCAGCCGGGACCATCGCGCGGCGGACGTAGGCTTGGACGCCGTGACCGTCGCCGCCCGCTCCGTCGAGACCGTGCCGTCGCGGCTCGTCGACCGGCGTCCCGTCGTCCCGGTCGACCGACTGGTGGCCGAGCTCGTGCCGCCGCGCCACTTCACGCGCGAGTCGTTCGACACGTTCCGACCCGATGCCGGCCACCCGTCCCAGCAGGCGGCGCTCGACCGGGTCCGGTCCGTCGCTGCGCAGCTCACCGGAGCGGGTCGCGGTCCGCGCCGACTGACGCTCGGGCGCCGGCGAACGCCGCCGCCCGCGGTGTACCTCGACGGCGGGTTCGGGGTCGGGAAGACGCACCTCCTCGCGTCCTTGGCGCGTGCGGTCGGTCCGCAGGACAGCGCGTACGGGACGTTCGTGGAGTTCACGAACCTCGTCGGCGCGCTCGGCTTCGCCGCGACAGTCGCGGCGCTCGGCGCGAAGCGACTGGTCTGCATCGACGAGTTCGAGCTGGACGACCCGGGGGACACGGTCCTGATGTCCCGGCTGCTGCGTGAGCTGGCCGACCGCGGCGTCGCCCTGGCCGCGACGTCGAACACGCTGCCCGGCTCGCTCGGGGAAGGGCGGTTCGCAGCCGAGGACTTCCTGCGGGAGATCCAGGCGCTGGCCGCCCGCTTCGAGGTCGTCCGCATCGACGGCGAGGACTATCGGCACCGGGTCTTCGCGGAGGCGCCGTCGACCGTGACGGACGGGCGGGCCGCCGAGGCCGCTGCGAGGACGCCGGGCGCCACGCTCGACGGCTTCACCGGGCTGCTCGGCCACCTGGCCACGATCCACCCCAGCCGCTACGGGGCGCTGCTCGACGACGTCGCGCTCGTCGCGCTGACCGGTGTCACGACGGTGACCCACCAGGACCAGGCCCTGCGGCTCGTCGTGCTCGTCGACCGGCTCTACGACCGGGACGTCCCGGTGCTGCTCGGCGGAGCGACCGGGCACGCCGTCTTCCCGGCCGAGATGCTCGCCGGCGGATACCGGAAGAAGTACCTGCGCGCCCTGTCGCGGCTCTCGTCGCTCGCCGTCGACGGCCAGGCGGCGGTGCCGCTCGCGAGTGCGCGCACGGACGCGGCCGCCGTGGACGAGGGCGCGGTCTGAGTCCTGGCGGTCTGCGGCGGCGCTGCCCGATGCCGACGCGGTCCGTGGGCGGGTCTCGGGGTCTGTACCGCGTGCAGATGTCTGACTACAGTCAGCGAACATGACGAAGGATCCTCGCGTCGACGGCATCCGCGCCTTCAACCGGACGGTCACCGAGCGCCTCGGAGCCCTGGAGGACCACTACCTCTCGCGTGACCGATCGCTCGGGATGGACCGCGTCCTCTGGGAGATCGGCAGGGCGGGTGCGGAGGTCCGCAGCCTGCGGAACCGGCTGCGACTCGACTCCGGATACCTCAGCCGCCTGCTGCGCGCGCTGGAGCGCGAGGGGCTCGTCACGGTGTCACCGTCGCCGGGTGACAGCCGCGTCCGCCGCGCCACGCTGACCCCGAAGGGCCTCGACGAGCTCGGCACGCTCGACGGGCTCTCGGACGAGCTCGTCGAGGAGATCCTGTCCCCGCTCACCGAGCATCAGCGTGACGAGCTGGCCCGTGCGGCGTCCACCGTGACGCGGCTGTTCACCGCCTCGGCCGTCACGAGCGCCCCCGCGGACCCGGCGTCGGAGCCGGCTCGGCGCGCGGTCGCGGCGTACTACCGGACCCTGGACGCACGCGTCGACGGGGGGTTCCGACCGGGAGCGACCCGTCACGTCCCCGACATGGCGATGCGCCCACCGTCCGGCCAGTTCCTGCTCGCGACCCTCAAGGGCGCGACCGTCGGATGCGTCGGCCTCGTGGTGCACGACGACGGGTACGCGGAGATCAAGCGGCTCTGGGTGTCCGACGAGGTGCGCGGGCTGGGACTCGGGCGTCGGCTGCTCGCCGCCGCCGAGGACGCTGCCGCAGGGCTCGGAGCGACCACCGCACGCCTGGACACGAACCGAGCCCTCACCGAGGCGATCCACCTCTACAGCACCGCCGGTTACGTCGAGGTCGCCGCCTTCAACGACGAGCGGTATGCGCACCACTGGTTCGAGAAACCCCTGCGCCGCCCGGCCGCGCCCCCGGCCTCGATCGGCTTCGTCGGGCTCGGGATCATGGGCCGGCCCATGGCCATGCGGGTCGCGCGCAGCGGCCTGCCGCTCGTCGTGTGGAACCGGAGCGCTCCGGCCGTCGACGAGCTGGCGGCGGCAGGTGCACGTCGTGCGTCGACACCGGCGGACGTGTTCGCCGAGTGCGAGACCGTGCTCGTGATGCTGCGCAACGAGGAGGCCGCCGACCACGTGCTGCGTGGGGCACCGGGCGGGCTGGCAGCGCTCGTGCGCGGGCGCACGGTCGTGAACATGGGGACCATGTCGCCCAGCTACTCGGCAGCCCTGGCCGCCGAGGTCGAGGCCGCCGGTGGCGCGTACGTGGAAGCACCCGTCTCAGGCTCGCGCCGCCCGGCCGAGGACGGGACGCTGGTCGCGATGGTCGCAGGACGCCCCGAGGTCGTGCGTCGCGTCGTGCCGCTGCTCGACCGGATGTGTGCGCAGGTGACCGTCTGCGGCCCCGTCCCGGCAGGGCTGACCATGAAGCTCGCCGCCAACGTGTTCCTCATCGCCCTCGTGACCGGGCTGGCCGAGGCCTTCCACTTCGGGCAGCAGCACGGGCTCGACCTGCACCAGCTCCGCGACATCCTCGACGCAGGTCAGATGTCCTCGCCGATCTCCCGCGTCAAGACGGCGAAGCTGGTCGACGCGGACCTCACGCCGCAGGCCGCCATCTCCGACGTCGCCATGAACACCGAGCTCATCGTCGCTGCCGCCGCGGAGGCAGGGATCGCGGCACCGGTCAGCGAGCTCAGCCGACAGCTGTACCGCCGGGCCGTCGAGCGCGGGGACGGGGCCCTCGACGTGATCGGGATCATCCGCACGATCGCCGCCGCCGACGACCACGGCGCTGCCGGGGCGACCGAGGGCGCGACGACGCCGAGCGCCCCTGTCTAGTCTGGGCGGATGAGGCTCGTCGGCCGGCACCGGCGGGGCGCTCCCGCGGTGATCGCGCTGGCGCTCCTGATCGCCGGGTGCACGGGTCCGTCCGGTAGCGCGACGTCGTCGCCGGCGGACGCGACCCGCACCGGTCGTCCGTCCCCGATCCCCACCGTGGCGGTGTCCCCGTCGCCATCCCCGACACCCAGCGGGGAAGCGGACATGTCCGACTGGCCGACGTACCACCGCACGCCCGACCGTGCCGGCGCCGTGGTCGGGCTCGCAGCCGTCTCCCACCTCGGTGCCGCGTGGACCGCTGCGCTCGACGGTGCCGTCTACGGTCAGCCGATCGTCGTCGGGAGCCTGGTGGTGGCCGCCACCGAGGGTGACACCGTCTACGGCCTCGACCGCGCGACCGGTGCGGTTCGCTGGACGAACCATGTCGGCACGCCTGCGCGGCTGCACGACCTTCCGTGCGGCAACATCGATCCACTCGGCATCACGGGAACGCCGGCGTACGACGCGAGCACCGGCTCGGTGTTCGTCGTCGCCGAGACGACCGGTGGGCAGCACACGCTCGTCGCCCTCGAGGTCACGACCGGCACGGAACGCTGGCGACGCTCCCTCGACGTCACCGGGCGGGACCGCCGGGCCGAGCAGCAGCGGGGAGCGCTGGCCGTCGCCAACGGCCGCGTCTACGTACCGTTCGGCGGCCTCTACGGCGACTGCGGAGACTACGTCGGCTACGTCACCGCCACCCCTGTCGACGGCGGGGGAGCGACCACCTC
It encodes:
- a CDS encoding PQQ-binding-like beta-propeller repeat protein; this translates as MRLVGRHRRGAPAVIALALLIAGCTGPSGSATSSPADATRTGRPSPIPTVAVSPSPSPTPSGEADMSDWPTYHRTPDRAGAVVGLAAVSHLGAAWTAALDGAVYGQPIVVGSLVVAATEGDTVYGLDRATGAVRWTNHVGTPARLHDLPCGNIDPLGITGTPAYDASTGSVFVVAETTGGQHTLVALEVTTGTERWRRSLDVTGRDRRAEQQRGALAVANGRVYVPFGGLYGDCGDYVGYVTATPVDGGGATTSYVVPTSREGGIWAASGVAVDRGGDVWVAVGNGASTGGTYDGSDSVLRLAPDLSTRLDYFAPTSWGSQNARDRDLGSTGPVLLDGDRVLVSGKDAEVYLLDAQHLGGIGGQLAMLPGCAGYGGIAWDAAVQAAFVPCRDGLARVSVGATTLRPDWKAAANVAGSPVVGHGAVWSVDAAAGYLYALDETTGAVVAEAEVGATSRFASPVLTGGIVLVPTLAGVSALMVG
- a CDS encoding ribonuclease D, with protein sequence MQDDTTAQTDPGLVPDDDDTDADQVREVVPLVEPADGVPPVVSTPEELARVVAAFGDATGPVAADAERASGYRYGQRTYLVQLRREGAGTVLIDPIALPDLSALSDALVGVEWIFHAASQDLPGLAEQGLRPSRIFDTELGARLLGLERVGLAAVVAELLGLGLAKEHSSVDWSTRPLPEEWLRYAALDVEVLVELRAVIAERLAVAGKAEWAAQEFESVRLAPPPPPRVDPWRRVSGLHAVRDPRRVAVVRELWHTRDENARKRDIAPGRVLPDHAIVAAAQALPRSVPALTDLPAFAGKGTRRRAVLWQQAIDRALALPETQLPSLRGPRSDAPPPPRAWADRDPAAAARLAAARAVIAELSEEHRVPAENLLQPDLLRRLCWTPPERWDEESISRALLAGGARPWQAELVGAALASADVTPE
- a CDS encoding DUF3000 domain-containing protein, producing MSAGSGEVPAAFLEALRSLRAVRLRPEVRLAEVPGPGRIAPFSAALTGDVSAGPATEDLASGRFVVLHDPAGQEAWEGTFRLVTFVRATLEAEVGADGLLAAVAWTWFSDAIADAGITPIAAGGTVTRVLSQSFGTLAARPDEVEVEIRASWTADGPDLGPHLQAWSTLLCTSAGLPPLPDGVVSLGARH
- a CDS encoding LuxR C-terminal-related transcriptional regulator; translated protein: MSIEPLLQVRATSAPGKQPASRHLCVVVGELHDGDGQAVVRRLGRRDTPQVVLLARRANRREIVSLLSSGLRGAVVSEMRPVTGPLAVPRPRLPESVRPPSLDLTAREIGVIRLVSEGRSNRMIGDELGLSALTVKSHLARISRKLGTGDRAELVAIALRAGLLG
- a CDS encoding dihydrofolate reductase family protein — translated: MLVDAPPLDVLLPRHRAGTQVRPTADEADLTALYAHPVPSPGGRRAAHVRANMISTLDGAATGADRLSGSINNAADHRVFSVLRAVTDVVLIGAGTARDEGYTDVAVPAGLVPGRRARGQQDRPELVVVSATGALPDRLLDAEHPPLVLTTSRRPDLPALQRRIGSDRVLVAGDGPTVDLARGLGLLADRGLRRVLAEGGPRLLGELMRQRLVDELCLTWSPLVVAGPAPRVIAAADWLTPVVTARPVHLLHADGVLLGRWSLDPSGDPSSWSTTSPPG
- the zapE gene encoding cell division protein ZapE encodes the protein MTVAARSVETVPSRLVDRRPVVPVDRLVAELVPPRHFTRESFDTFRPDAGHPSQQAALDRVRSVAAQLTGAGRGPRRLTLGRRRTPPPAVYLDGGFGVGKTHLLASLARAVGPQDSAYGTFVEFTNLVGALGFAATVAALGAKRLVCIDEFELDDPGDTVLMSRLLRELADRGVALAATSNTLPGSLGEGRFAAEDFLREIQALAARFEVVRIDGEDYRHRVFAEAPSTVTDGRAAEAAARTPGATLDGFTGLLGHLATIHPSRYGALLDDVALVALTGVTTVTHQDQALRLVVLVDRLYDRDVPVLLGGATGHAVFPAEMLAGGYRKKYLRALSRLSSLAVDGQAAVPLASARTDAAAVDEGAV
- a CDS encoding thiolase family protein; the encoded protein is MPHQAARARSVVFVEGVRTPFGRARPDGLYAHTRADDLAVKAVRELLRRHPELPDDRVDDVAIAATTQRGDQGLTLGRTVAILAGLPSSVPGFAVDRMCAGGMTAVTAVASAVAMGMQDVVIAGGVEHMGHHPMGADAEPNPRFLAERLVASDALVMGSTAENLHDRFPELTRERADAFGVASQAKYDAALRDGRITPDLVPVALRDPDRGWGLATADEPPRPGTTVEQIAGLPTPFRAGGRVTAGTAAPLTDGAAACLLAAEDVAADLGLTPRMRLVSFAYAGVDPALMGLGPIPATQKALALAGLTIDDIGLVEINEAFAVQVLAFLDAFGLADDDPRVNRYGGAIAVGHPLASSGIRLMTQLARQFAEHPEVRYGLTTMCVGLGQGGTVIWENPHHTDDEEQS
- a CDS encoding GNAT family N-acetyltransferase; translation: MTKDPRVDGIRAFNRTVTERLGALEDHYLSRDRSLGMDRVLWEIGRAGAEVRSLRNRLRLDSGYLSRLLRALEREGLVTVSPSPGDSRVRRATLTPKGLDELGTLDGLSDELVEEILSPLTEHQRDELARAASTVTRLFTASAVTSAPADPASEPARRAVAAYYRTLDARVDGGFRPGATRHVPDMAMRPPSGQFLLATLKGATVGCVGLVVHDDGYAEIKRLWVSDEVRGLGLGRRLLAAAEDAAAGLGATTARLDTNRALTEAIHLYSTAGYVEVAAFNDERYAHHWFEKPLRRPAAPPASIGFVGLGIMGRPMAMRVARSGLPLVVWNRSAPAVDELAAAGARRASTPADVFAECETVLVMLRNEEAADHVLRGAPGGLAALVRGRTVVNMGTMSPSYSAALAAEVEAAGGAYVEAPVSGSRRPAEDGTLVAMVAGRPEVVRRVVPLLDRMCAQVTVCGPVPAGLTMKLAANVFLIALVTGLAEAFHFGQQHGLDLHQLRDILDAGQMSSPISRVKTAKLVDADLTPQAAISDVAMNTELIVAAAAEAGIAAPVSELSRQLYRRAVERGDGALDVIGIIRTIAAADDHGAAGATEGATTPSAPV
- the gndA gene encoding NADP-dependent phosphogluconate dehydrogenase translates to MSEAAAGRVGVAEIGVTGLAVMGRNLARNFARHGYTVAVHNRSFAKTASLVADHGDEGTFIASESMADFVASLARPRKVVIMVKAGGPTDAVIDELVPLLDEGDIVIDAGNAHFPDTRRREEALRAHGLHFVGSGVSGGEEGALNGPSIMPGGSPESYAVLGPILEDISAKVDGVPCCTYIGSDGAGHFVKMVHNGIEYADMQLIAEAYDLLKQGLGASAAEIAEIFAEWNTGDLESFLIEITADVLAHVDAATGQAFVDVVLDQAEQKGTGRWTVQNALDLGVPITGIAEATFARALSGSVPQRTAGAALPALAGMFDVTDRAAFIEDVRLALYASKVVAYSQGFDQIAAASAEFGWEIDRGAMARIWRGGCIIRARFLNRITEAYERDANLALLLADPYFTEAVAAGVPSWRRVVSQAALNGVPTPAFSSSLAYYDGVRAARLPAALIQAQRDFFGAHTYRRTDRDGTFHTEWTGDRSETAL